Proteins from a genomic interval of Rhodopseudomonas julia:
- a CDS encoding response regulator transcription factor: MADDTPIIRSTISRVVAAEALDFANVWEAKNGSEAVEVARRERPELILIDIKMPGVDGLEAAAIIKAELPRTRLIFLTAYDEFAYVQRALKIGALDYLLKPIRPTKLGELLRKLHGEICTELSASSANDAEIARDVTPAATPCAPERDPVKRAVAFISENYADENMSLAAVANVAHLSPSHLAHRFRECVGVSYKQFLTEKRIEAAKDLLLTTDTTNEAVAEQVGYANVTNFYRLFQRETGMTPAQFRRCEKEPEASSE; this comes from the coding sequence GTGGCCGACGACACACCGATCATTCGCTCGACGATCAGTCGCGTCGTTGCCGCAGAGGCTCTCGACTTCGCCAATGTCTGGGAAGCCAAGAACGGCTCCGAAGCGGTCGAGGTCGCCCGGCGGGAGCGGCCCGAGCTCATTCTGATCGATATCAAGATGCCCGGCGTGGACGGGTTGGAGGCGGCGGCGATCATCAAGGCCGAGCTGCCCCGCACGCGGCTCATCTTTCTCACGGCTTATGATGAGTTTGCCTATGTGCAGCGCGCCCTCAAGATCGGCGCGCTCGATTATCTCTTGAAGCCGATCCGTCCGACGAAGCTCGGCGAATTGCTGCGCAAACTCCACGGTGAGATTTGCACGGAATTGAGTGCGTCGTCGGCTAATGACGCGGAGATCGCTCGTGACGTCACGCCGGCCGCAACGCCCTGTGCGCCGGAGAGAGATCCGGTCAAGCGGGCGGTCGCCTTCATCTCCGAGAACTATGCCGACGAAAACATGTCGCTCGCGGCTGTCGCCAACGTCGCGCATCTCAGCCCGTCACATCTTGCGCACCGTTTTCGCGAATGCGTCGGCGTCAGCTACAAGCAGTTTCTCACCGAAAAGCGCATCGAAGCCGCCAAAGACCTGCTTTTGACGACCGACACGACCAATGAGGCGGTCGCCGAGCAGGTCGGCTATGCCAACGTCACCAATTTCTATCGCCTGTTCCAGCGTGAGACAGGCATGACACCGGCGCAGTTCCGCAGATGCGAGAAGGAGCCGGAGGCCAGCTCGGAGTGA